One Candidatus Omnitrophota bacterium genomic window carries:
- the hydF gene encoding [FeFe] hydrogenase H-cluster maturation GTPase HydF: MRKTPKALRLQIGIFGRTNVGKSSFLNMVAGQDVAITSPVAGTTTDIVEKSMELLPIGPVVLLDTAGMDDTSELSGQRTNRARKIFSRADVICIVVEPGIWNEYEDNIISEAAANGVPVIAVVNKIDAMEVTGPFLEAVRRKTRHVVLVSSTDQSGRDRYVDALKKSLIDVCPEGILSSAPLISDLVPSGGLAVLVVPIDLEAPKGRLILPQVQTIRDALDNDSMVLVVKEREYRMVYETLKREPDLVVCDSQVVLKVVADTPRNVKCTTFSILMARHRSDLNEMVRGAAEIAKLRPGDRVLIAEACSHHALEDDIGRVKIPRWLRQHTGGDIKVDVCSGRDYPDDLSSYRLVVHCGGCMLTRREMLHRVRMAKEAGVSVTNYGVCIACTQGVLGRVLEAFPAALDIYNRNGHDAKGVLNEQETR; encoded by the coding sequence ATGAGAAAAACGCCTAAAGCCCTAAGACTACAGATAGGTATATTCGGAAGGACCAATGTGGGGAAGTCCAGTTTCCTCAACATGGTGGCCGGACAGGACGTGGCTATAACCTCCCCTGTGGCGGGGACCACTACCGACATAGTGGAGAAAAGCATGGAGCTTTTGCCGATAGGACCGGTAGTGCTCCTGGACACGGCAGGTATGGATGATACCTCGGAACTATCAGGACAGAGAACGAACCGTGCCAGGAAGATATTTTCCAGGGCGGATGTCATATGTATCGTCGTGGAGCCGGGGATATGGAACGAGTATGAGGATAATATCATAAGCGAAGCCGCCGCGAACGGAGTGCCCGTGATCGCCGTGGTGAACAAGATAGACGCTATGGAGGTAACAGGACCTTTTCTTGAGGCCGTGCGCCGTAAGACCCGGCACGTTGTGCTTGTTTCCAGTACGGACCAGTCCGGCAGGGATAGATACGTCGATGCCCTGAAGAAAAGCCTTATCGACGTATGCCCCGAAGGTATACTTTCTTCGGCGCCGCTTATATCCGATCTTGTCCCGTCGGGAGGGCTGGCCGTGCTGGTGGTGCCTATAGATCTTGAGGCCCCCAAGGGGAGGCTTATATTACCGCAAGTGCAGACCATAAGGGACGCGCTTGATAACGATTCGATGGTCCTTGTGGTAAAGGAAAGGGAATACCGGATGGTGTACGAAACGCTCAAAAGGGAACCGGACCTCGTGGTATGCGACTCACAGGTCGTGCTCAAAGTTGTAGCGGATACGCCCCGGAACGTGAAATGCACGACCTTTTCGATACTAATGGCCAGACACAGGTCGGACCTTAACGAAATGGTGAGAGGGGCGGCCGAGATAGCGAAACTCCGTCCGGGTGACCGTGTGCTTATAGCCGAAGCGTGCAGCCACCACGCGCTTGAGGACGATATAGGACGCGTAAAGATACCACGATGGCTCCGCCAGCATACGGGAGGGGATATAAAGGTGGATGTGTGTTCCGGCAGGGACTATCCGGATGACCTCAGCTCATACCGGCTGGTCGTCCATTGCGGAGGATGTATGCTTACCCGCAGGGAAATGCTGCATCGCGTGCGGATGGCAAAAGAGGCCGGGGTGTCCGTCACGAATTATGGTGTATGTATAGCTTGTACGCAAGGCGTGCTCGGCCGTGTGCTGGAGGCGTTCCCGGCGGCGCTTGATATTTATAACAGGAACGGACATGACGCGAAAGGTGTTCTTAACGAACAGGAGACGAGATGA
- a CDS encoding iron-only hydrogenase system regulator, whose product MDKRLGFVGIIIEDRLTGAEKVNHILSEFGDIIIARTGVPYKGKECCVITLIVDGDTDTIGALTGRLGSVGGVSVKSALGKKNGGAK is encoded by the coding sequence ATGGATAAGAGGTTGGGATTCGTCGGGATAATAATCGAGGACAGGCTCACGGGCGCGGAAAAAGTGAACCATATACTCTCGGAATTCGGGGATATCATAATAGCCAGGACGGGAGTCCCGTATAAGGGTAAGGAATGCTGTGTCATCACACTTATAGTGGACGGGGATACTGATACGATAGGCGCGCTTACCGGGCGGCTCGGGTCGGTAGGAGGGGTCTCCGTGAAATCCGCTCTGGGAAAGAAGAACGGAGGGGCGAAATGA
- a CDS encoding lyase family protein — protein sequence MMSGEERGMPAQMELPEGTLWGEHTERARRNFAVSGMAVNPGLIKAMALVKKACCMTNRELGYIGGDKATAILAACEAIAAGEHAEAFPLDAMQGGAGTSTNMNLNEVISRLASVSCDPGVTIDPIEDVNMHQSTNDVYPTALRVAAITGVRRLSAAIQLLQGALQRKEKELAEVVKTGRTEMQEAVPITLGAEFASFGEAIGRDRWRAFKCEERLRVVNLGGTAVGTGLGAPREYIFLVIERLREATGMGLSRGENLMAQTANADEFVEVSAILKAHACNIIKLSEDLRKMNLLKEISLPALQKGSSIMPGKVNPVMTECAIQVSVAVIANDLMISEAASRGSFEINEFLPLVSHALLGSLDMLAELNARMASYVEGITADKGICRAYMDANPGIITAFVPYIGYNRAEGLVEEYKVSGKACIRVFLEEKLGKKTVDEVLSPYNILSLGYTKNEKNA from the coding sequence ATGATGTCCGGGGAAGAGCGTGGGATGCCCGCCCAGATGGAGTTGCCGGAAGGAACCCTATGGGGTGAACATACCGAAAGAGCGAGAAGGAATTTCGCGGTAAGCGGTATGGCGGTGAACCCGGGGCTTATAAAAGCGATGGCGCTCGTGAAAAAGGCCTGCTGCATGACCAATCGGGAGCTTGGATATATCGGTGGGGATAAAGCCACGGCCATCTTGGCCGCTTGTGAAGCCATAGCCGCGGGGGAGCACGCCGAGGCCTTTCCGTTGGACGCCATGCAGGGCGGCGCAGGCACATCCACCAACATGAACCTGAACGAGGTGATATCACGCCTGGCTTCGGTCTCGTGCGATCCGGGCGTGACGATAGACCCGATAGAGGACGTGAATATGCACCAGTCCACCAACGACGTTTATCCCACGGCCCTCAGGGTGGCCGCGATAACGGGCGTGAGGCGGCTAAGTGCGGCGATACAGTTACTCCAGGGCGCTTTGCAGCGAAAAGAAAAAGAACTGGCCGAAGTGGTAAAGACCGGAAGGACCGAGATGCAGGAAGCGGTCCCTATAACTTTAGGAGCGGAGTTCGCCTCGTTCGGCGAGGCGATAGGACGTGACAGGTGGCGCGCGTTCAAGTGCGAGGAAAGGCTCAGGGTGGTCAACCTGGGAGGGACCGCGGTAGGCACCGGACTGGGCGCCCCGAGGGAATATATATTTCTCGTAATAGAAAGGCTCAGGGAAGCCACCGGCATGGGTCTTTCCAGAGGGGAGAACCTCATGGCCCAGACGGCTAACGCCGATGAGTTCGTCGAGGTCTCCGCTATTTTGAAAGCACACGCGTGCAATATCATAAAACTATCGGAAGACTTGCGGAAGATGAACCTTTTGAAGGAGATATCCCTGCCGGCGTTACAAAAAGGATCGTCCATAATGCCCGGGAAGGTCAACCCGGTCATGACGGAATGCGCCATACAGGTATCGGTGGCCGTGATAGCCAATGACCTTATGATAAGCGAAGCGGCGTCGAGGGGGAGTTTCGAGATAAACGAGTTCCTTCCGCTCGTCTCACACGCGCTTCTGGGGTCACTGGATATGCTGGCGGAACTCAACGCCCGGATGGCTTCTTATGTGGAGGGGATAACGGCCGATAAGGGAATATGCCGCGCTTATATGGACGCCAATCCGGGGATCATAACCGCTTTCGTGCCATATATAGGATATAACCGCGCGGAAGGGCTTGTGGAGGAATATAAAGTATCGGGGAAGGCATGTATCCGCGTGTTCCTCGAGGAAAAGCTGGGGAAAAAGACAGTCGACGAAGTGTTGTCGCCTTATAACATTCTATCGCTGGGGTACACGAAAAATGAGAAAAACGCCTAA
- the hypD gene encoding hydrogenase formation protein HypD codes for MKYVDEFRDRVSVETLATAIRGITTREWTIMEVCGGQTHSIMRFGIDELIPRGITLVHGPGCPVCVTPVEAIDRAIRMASMKDVVLCSFGDMLRVPGSSKDLLGVKAEGGDVRVVYSPMDALKMAVDDPGKKVVFFAVGFETTAPGNAMAVYQAKKNGVDNFYMLVSHVLVPPAMRLILSDSNNRVQGFLAAGHVCAVMGYDEYEGIAKDHWVPIVVTGFEPVDIMKGIYMCVKQLEEGRFDVENQYSRVVKREGNPEAKRIMKEVFDLSDRKWRGIGNIPLSGLVLNGRYEGYDAEKVFGLDAVTAEEDQGCMSGKVLRGIIRPDECGKFGGACTPEHPLGAPMVSSEGACAAYYNYKDREKNEG; via the coding sequence ATGAAATACGTTGATGAGTTCAGGGACCGGGTGTCCGTGGAGACCCTTGCCACGGCTATCCGCGGGATAACCACTCGTGAGTGGACGATAATGGAAGTGTGCGGCGGCCAGACACATTCGATAATGCGGTTCGGTATAGATGAACTCATCCCTCGTGGGATAACACTTGTGCATGGCCCGGGATGTCCGGTATGTGTAACGCCGGTCGAGGCGATAGACCGCGCTATACGTATGGCTTCGATGAAAGACGTGGTGTTATGTTCTTTCGGCGATATGCTCAGGGTGCCGGGTTCGTCAAAGGACCTTCTGGGCGTTAAGGCGGAAGGCGGTGATGTGAGGGTGGTCTATTCCCCGATGGACGCTCTCAAGATGGCCGTGGATGATCCGGGTAAGAAGGTCGTGTTCTTCGCGGTAGGGTTTGAAACGACCGCTCCGGGTAACGCCATGGCGGTCTATCAGGCGAAAAAGAACGGAGTGGATAATTTCTATATGCTGGTCTCGCATGTGCTGGTCCCGCCGGCGATGAGGTTGATACTCTCTGATAGCAATAACAGGGTACAGGGGTTCCTGGCCGCGGGGCATGTGTGTGCCGTAATGGGATATGATGAATACGAAGGGATCGCCAAGGACCATTGGGTCCCTATTGTGGTTACGGGGTTCGAACCCGTGGATATAATGAAGGGTATATACATGTGCGTGAAACAGCTTGAGGAAGGACGTTTTGATGTGGAGAACCAGTATTCGCGTGTAGTGAAAAGAGAGGGGAACCCGGAAGCAAAACGTATCATGAAAGAGGTTTTCGACCTATCCGACCGTAAATGGCGCGGGATAGGCAATATACCGTTAAGCGGTCTTGTGCTGAACGGAAGATACGAGGGATATGACGCTGAGAAAGTGTTCGGCCTGGACGCGGTCACTGCCGAGGAGGACCAGGGTTGCATGAGCGGTAAGGTGCTCAGGGGGATAATAAGGCCGGACGAGTGTGGGAAGTTCGGCGGGGCATGTACCCCGGAACATCCGCTAGGCGCGCCGATGGTGTCGTCGG
- the hypF gene encoding carbamoyltransferase HypF: MDMAGAITCAKRGKMDEPRLRVRVLMRGAVQGVGFRPFVYRLASDLGLDGWVKNSGIGLVAEVEGRRPALEEFLVRVERERPKRAYLASMEPVFLDAAGYSGFSIEKSDDKTEGTCVMPDIATCPECRREICDPSDRRYGYPFNNCTLCGPRYSVIETMPYDRPGTTMKKFEMCDDCRKEYEDPGNRRFHAQPIACPVCGPSIRLLDRTGTCVATKHEAMEKAVLHIKDGKILAVKGLGGFHLMVDATDDHAVRRLREYKKRDMKPFALMYPDITAVKQDCNVSALEERLLMSPEAPIVLLEKRPKAGVSAHIAPGNPYLGIMLPYTPLHIILTVALGVPIVATSGNISEEPICATEEEALRDLGGIADAFLTHDRPIARRIDDSIVRVVSGQEQVLRRARGYAPLPVGIENNDRKIIALGAHLKNTIAITGGREVFISQHIGDLSNEKAIMSFSACVKDMRELYGVEPEVVARDMHKAYVSSMYDIGRDHVPVEVQHHHAHILSCMADNSIEGPVTGVAWDGTGYGPDGTIWGGEFLRVDGASFERSGHFRLFPLPGGEKAIVEPRRAAIGAFYAVSGAAAFGDERLRGLLGFAEAEYSNILIMLERKINSPLTSSAGRVFDAVSALTGICHRSAFEGHAAMSLEFAMRGDMRPPCYGIDINRSGEVYHVGLSFLKEVLDDVLNGKPASYIAKRFHDTMVEIIVSMAGKCGNEKVVLSGGCFQNRYLTERTVNRLREEGFKPYWHQRVPPNDGGISLGQLLAASRADIGRTDK, encoded by the coding sequence ATGGACATGGCAGGAGCTATTACCTGCGCGAAAAGGGGAAAAATGGATGAGCCCAGATTAAGGGTGAGGGTCCTGATGCGCGGAGCCGTGCAGGGTGTGGGGTTCAGGCCATTCGTGTACAGGCTTGCCTCGGACCTCGGCCTTGACGGATGGGTGAAGAATTCTGGCATAGGTCTGGTCGCGGAAGTTGAAGGAAGAAGGCCCGCTCTTGAGGAATTTCTTGTGCGGGTCGAGCGTGAAAGACCCAAGAGGGCGTATTTGGCGAGCATGGAACCTGTTTTCCTGGATGCGGCCGGATATTCGGGGTTCAGCATAGAAAAGAGCGACGACAAGACCGAAGGAACGTGTGTGATGCCGGACATCGCTACGTGTCCTGAATGCCGCCGGGAGATATGTGATCCGTCGGATAGGAGGTACGGCTATCCTTTTAATAATTGTACCCTGTGCGGTCCGCGATACAGCGTGATAGAGACCATGCCATATGACAGACCGGGCACTACAATGAAAAAATTCGAAATGTGCGATGATTGCAGAAAGGAATATGAGGATCCGGGTAACAGGAGGTTCCACGCGCAACCTATAGCGTGTCCCGTGTGCGGACCCTCGATAAGGCTGCTTGATAGAACGGGTACATGTGTGGCCACCAAGCATGAAGCGATGGAAAAGGCCGTTCTCCACATAAAGGATGGGAAGATCCTGGCGGTAAAGGGCCTGGGCGGGTTCCATCTCATGGTCGACGCAACTGATGACCACGCTGTAAGGAGGTTGAGGGAGTATAAAAAACGTGACATGAAGCCGTTCGCCCTTATGTACCCTGACATTACCGCCGTTAAACAGGATTGTAACGTCTCAGCCCTTGAGGAGCGGCTCCTGATGTCGCCGGAAGCGCCGATAGTTCTTCTTGAAAAGAGACCCAAAGCGGGCGTATCCGCGCATATCGCGCCAGGCAACCCGTATCTCGGGATAATGCTCCCGTATACTCCGCTTCACATCATTTTGACCGTGGCCCTGGGGGTGCCAATAGTAGCGACCAGCGGGAACATAAGCGAAGAGCCTATATGCGCGACAGAGGAAGAGGCCCTAAGGGACCTTGGCGGGATAGCGGACGCTTTTCTCACGCATGACAGGCCGATAGCCAGGCGGATAGATGATTCCATCGTACGTGTCGTAAGCGGCCAGGAACAGGTGCTCCGGCGCGCGCGAGGGTACGCGCCGCTACCGGTAGGCATTGAAAATAATGACAGGAAGATAATAGCCCTGGGGGCGCATCTCAAGAACACGATAGCCATCACCGGAGGCAGGGAAGTTTTTATAAGCCAGCACATTGGTGATCTAAGTAATGAAAAAGCCATTATGTCCTTTTCGGCATGCGTGAAGGATATGCGCGAACTTTACGGTGTGGAGCCCGAAGTGGTCGCGCGTGATATGCACAAAGCTTACGTGTCGTCTATGTACGATATCGGACGCGACCACGTTCCGGTGGAAGTCCAGCACCACCACGCGCATATACTTTCATGCATGGCGGATAACTCCATAGAAGGGCCCGTTACCGGGGTCGCGTGGGACGGTACGGGGTATGGACCCGACGGCACGATATGGGGAGGGGAATTCCTCCGTGTTGACGGGGCATCGTTCGAAAGGTCGGGACATTTCCGTTTATTCCCGCTTCCCGGAGGGGAAAAAGCCATCGTCGAACCGCGCAGGGCGGCTATAGGGGCGTTCTATGCCGTGTCCGGGGCCGCCGCGTTCGGGGATGAACGGCTCCGTGGCCTTTTGGGGTTCGCGGAAGCGGAATATTCGAACATACTTATCATGCTGGAGAGGAAGATAAATTCCCCGCTTACTTCGAGCGCGGGCCGGGTCTTTGACGCGGTAAGCGCCTTGACCGGTATCTGCCACAGGTCGGCGTTCGAGGGGCACGCGGCCATGAGCCTTGAGTTCGCAATGCGTGGTGACATGAGGCCGCCCTGTTATGGTATCGATATCAACAGGTCCGGGGAGGTGTATCATGTCGGGCTTTCTTTCCTTAAGGAAGTGCTCGATGACGTGCTTAATGGTAAGCCGGCTTCCTATATAGCGAAACGTTTTCACGATACGATGGTGGAGATCATAGTCTCAATGGCCGGGAAATGCGGTAATGAGAAAGTCGTTCTTAGCGGCGGGTGCTTCCAGAACAGGTATCTTACCGAAAGGACGGTCAACAGGTTGCGGGAGGAAGGGTTCAAGCCTTACTGGCACCAGCGAGTGCCACCGAATGACGGAGGTATATCGCTGGGTCAGTTGCTGGCCGCTTCCCGCGCGGATATTGGAAGAACGGACAAATAA
- the hydG gene encoding [FeFe] hydrogenase H-cluster radical SAM maturase HydG, whose protein sequence is MNIREWMDSRVVPAEKMRYMTGGRDFIDDAEIAEKLERNRSNDPGRIKGILDKSLSIETLSPDDTAVLLNVTDDGLLEEMRETAAKVKRKVYDNRIVTFAPLYMGNYCVNNCSYCGFGTRNARMERKILSPAEIRGEVGTLAGAIGHKRLIVVYGEHPLTGAEYIHDSVKEIYSVKVPARKGYGQIRRCNVNAAPMPVDELKLLKEAGIGTYQVFQETYHHDTYSRVHPRGTIKADYAWRLYAAHRAMEAGLDDVGLGALFGLYDWKFEVMGLLYHSRELENTFGVGPHTISFPRIEEADASPITRKVPYAVSDDDFMRLVTVLRLSVPHTGMILTARENAGIRRKIIPLGCTQTDASTRIGVGGYGAKEEGQDMSDQQFTLGDTRSLDEVVRELADMGYITSFCTAGYRCGRTGGCIMELLKSGQEGRFCKLNAVLTFREWLDDFASEGTRAAGEKIIRKELDEIASRMPETVPILTEYYKRVENGERDIYF, encoded by the coding sequence ATGAATATCAGGGAATGGATGGACAGCAGGGTGGTCCCGGCCGAGAAAATGAGATATATGACGGGTGGCAGGGATTTCATAGATGACGCGGAAATAGCCGAAAAGCTGGAACGGAACAGGTCCAACGATCCCGGCAGGATAAAGGGAATACTTGATAAGTCACTTTCGATAGAGACCTTGTCCCCGGACGATACGGCTGTACTCCTTAATGTTACGGACGATGGGCTGCTCGAGGAAATGAGGGAGACCGCGGCCAAGGTCAAGCGCAAGGTATATGACAACCGTATAGTGACGTTCGCGCCCCTGTACATGGGTAATTACTGCGTGAATAACTGTTCTTACTGCGGGTTCGGTACCCGTAACGCCAGAATGGAAAGAAAGATCCTGTCCCCGGCTGAGATCCGTGGGGAAGTAGGGACGTTAGCGGGCGCGATAGGGCATAAGAGGCTTATAGTGGTGTACGGGGAACATCCGCTTACCGGGGCCGAATATATCCATGATTCGGTAAAAGAGATATATTCGGTCAAGGTACCAGCGCGAAAAGGATACGGGCAGATACGCCGATGTAACGTCAACGCGGCGCCCATGCCGGTCGATGAGTTGAAGCTCTTGAAAGAAGCCGGGATAGGGACATACCAGGTCTTCCAGGAAACCTATCACCATGACACATATTCCAGGGTACATCCGCGCGGCACTATAAAAGCGGATTACGCGTGGCGGCTTTATGCGGCCCACAGGGCTATGGAAGCGGGACTGGATGATGTGGGTCTGGGCGCGCTTTTCGGGCTTTACGACTGGAAGTTCGAGGTGATGGGGCTTCTTTACCACTCCAGGGAGCTTGAAAACACTTTTGGCGTCGGTCCGCATACCATATCTTTTCCCAGGATAGAGGAAGCCGACGCTTCGCCAATAACGCGTAAGGTGCCTTATGCCGTGAGTGATGATGATTTCATGCGTTTGGTGACGGTCCTGCGCCTGTCCGTGCCGCATACCGGCATGATACTTACCGCCAGGGAGAACGCCGGTATCAGGAGGAAAATAATACCCCTGGGTTGTACCCAGACGGACGCTTCGACCAGGATAGGGGTCGGAGGATATGGAGCGAAGGAGGAAGGCCAGGATATGTCCGACCAGCAGTTCACGCTCGGGGACACAAGAAGCCTCGATGAAGTGGTACGTGAGCTTGCCGATATGGGATACATCACGTCATTCTGTACCGCCGGGTACAGATGTGGTCGTACCGGAGGATGTATAATGGAACTTTTGAAGTCAGGGCAGGAAGGCCGGTTCTGTAAGCTTAACGCCGTGCTGACGTTCCGGGAATGGCTGGATGATTTCGCCTCGGAAGGGACAAGGGCCGCTGGAGAGAAGATCATACGTAAAGAACTGGATGAGATCGCCTCCCGGATGCCGGAAACGGTCCCTATCCTGACAGAATACTATAAAAGGGTGGAGAACGGTGAAAGAGATATATATTTCTGA
- the hydE gene encoding [FeFe] hydrogenase H-cluster radical SAM maturase HydE, translated as MKEIYISDEVRAPGDAYAFEDILAVLLSEDEEALRVIYDQADRMRSRHVGEGVHLRGLVEFSNNCSAVCSFCGINALNRGARRYRMTPDEIYGSAAFATGLGYRTIVLQSGEDALYGTDDICRIVERLRTRYGVAVTLSLGERTGPEYERLRGAGADRYLMRFETSDSALYSKLKPGSSLEKRLEHIRRIRDAGFQTGSGIMVGIPGQSVESIARDIMLFRQLDLDMVGSGPFVPHPDTGMGQGPAGSLSLVMKVTALTRIVLPGAHIPATTATGSIDPCGQEMALRVGANVLMPNMTPPGYREKYAIYPGKMCVKESPADSDRTARALISRIGRHVAEGYGHGRSYYLREKGKNG; from the coding sequence GTGAAAGAGATATATATTTCTGATGAAGTTAGGGCGCCCGGCGACGCGTACGCGTTCGAGGATATCCTTGCCGTATTACTGTCCGAGGACGAGGAAGCCTTGCGGGTCATATATGACCAGGCGGACCGGATGCGGTCGCGCCATGTTGGGGAAGGCGTGCACTTAAGGGGTCTTGTGGAGTTCTCCAACAATTGTTCCGCGGTATGTTCCTTCTGCGGGATCAACGCCCTTAACCGTGGCGCACGACGTTACAGGATGACGCCGGACGAGATATATGGTTCCGCCGCGTTCGCGACCGGCCTTGGATACAGAACGATAGTATTGCAGTCCGGAGAGGACGCGTTATACGGCACGGACGATATATGCCGTATCGTGGAAAGGTTGAGAACACGGTATGGCGTGGCCGTAACGCTTTCCCTGGGCGAAAGAACGGGTCCCGAGTACGAGAGGCTGAGGGGCGCGGGGGCGGACAGGTACCTGATGCGTTTCGAGACGTCCGACAGTGCGCTTTACAGTAAGCTGAAGCCTGGAAGTTCGCTGGAAAAGAGGCTGGAACATATAAGACGGATCAGGGACGCGGGTTTCCAGACAGGTTCGGGTATAATGGTGGGTATCCCGGGGCAGAGCGTGGAGAGCATCGCGCGTGACATAATGCTTTTCCGCCAGCTTGATCTTGACATGGTGGGGAGCGGGCCGTTCGTACCGCATCCCGACACCGGAATGGGGCAGGGGCCCGCCGGGTCCTTGTCTCTTGTCATGAAGGTCACGGCGCTTACCAGGATAGTGCTTCCCGGCGCGCATATACCGGCGACTACCGCTACGGGTTCTATCGACCCGTGCGGGCAGGAAATGGCGCTGCGCGTGGGGGCCAATGTGCTTATGCCGAACATGACGCCGCCGGGGTATAGGGAGAAATACGCCATATATCCCGGGAAGATGTGCGTAAAGGAAAGTCCGGCGGACAGTGACCGGACCGCACGCGCACTTATATCGAGGATCGGCCGTCATGTGGCGGAAGGGTATGGACATGGCAGGAGCTATTACCTGCGCGAAAAGGGGAAAAATGGATGA
- a CDS encoding HypC/HybG/HupF family hydrogenase formation chaperone yields the protein MCLAVPGRIREITGSDPFSRMGMVDFGGVLREVNMAYVPEASEGDYVIVHAGFALNTVDADEAEGLIRDIGELRPEGGDDEIR from the coding sequence ATGTGCTTAGCTGTGCCGGGCAGGATACGGGAAATAACCGGTTCCGATCCGTTCTCCAGGATGGGTATGGTGGACTTTGGCGGGGTATTACGGGAAGTCAACATGGCGTATGTGCCCGAGGCCTCAGAGGGTGATTACGTTATCGTACATGCCGGATTCGCCTTGAATACGGTGGACGCGGATGAGGCGGAAGGACTTATAAGGGATATAGGGGAGTTGCGCCCTGAAGGCGGGGATGATGAAATACGTTGA